The DNA sequence CCGCCTCGCTAACCGCATCGATCGCTGCCGGCCGCCATTGCGGCTTCGAGCCCTTGTCGATGATGGCGGCACGGATGCCTTCGTAGAAATCGTGGCCGGCCAGCATCCGGTTCAGGATGCGGAACTCCATCCTCATGCAGTCGTCCATCGACAATGTCTGCCCGGCGCTGATCTGTCGCCAGGCGACGCGAAGGCTGGTCGGCGAGCGCGTGCGGATCGTTGCCAGCGTCCCGGTGGCGAATTCGTCATTGCCCGCGCGGTCCAGGCTGTCGATCAGATCCGGCAGCGACGGTTGGGCGAAATGGCGGGAGATCGCCTCCAGGATCGGCCTGTCGGTCTCCCGCTTGGCCGAGACAAAGAAACCGCGCAGCACCGATTCCGGATCGCCCGTCAGCGCCAGCCGATCGAGGAAGCTTGCCTGGTCTTCAGCCTTGATGGTGTGGGTGGCCAGCCCCGACCACAGCGCATCGCCATAACGAATGCGGTTCCCGGTCAGCGCCAGGTACATGCCGAAGGAACCGCCAAGGTCGGGCAGCAGATGACTGGCGCCGACATCCGGGAAAAAGCCGATGCCGACCTCCGGCATGGCGAACTGGGCATTCTCGGTCATCACCCGGTGCGAACCGTGGAAGGAAATGCCGACCCCGCCGCCCATCACGATACCGTCGATGAGCGCCACATAGGGCTTCTTGAAACGCGCGATGTAGGCGTTGAGGCGATACTCGTCGGCGAAAAATTCGACCGGTGGGTTTCCAGCCCGGCCGGCTTCGTAGATGTGCAGGATGTCGCCCCCGGCCGAAAACGCCCTGCCCTCGGCCTTGACCACGACGACATCCACACCCTCGTCGCGCTCCCAAGACCGCAGGGCCTTGCCCAGTGCCTTGATCATGCGATGGGTTACGGCGTTGAGCGCCTGCGGCCGCGTCAGCGTGACGACCCCGGCCCTGCCCAACCTTTCGAAGCGAATTTCGTCGCCTCCACCAAAATCCATCGCCAGAGAATCCTTGTTCCCGCGCCTGCGGGACTGAAGTGCTAAAGGCGGCACATGGGTGCGTCAATGGCTGCAGCCTGGCCGCCTCGATCTTGGCGGCTAGCGGTCGCCGATGCTAGACATTGGTGGCCGGTACTACAGGCCGAGAGCAGGATACTTAGCCATGCCGCAATTTTTGCGCTTTGCCTTTGTTCTGAGTTGCCTGTCGTTTTTGTGGGCAACCAATGTCCCCGCGGGGGCAGCCGACCTTGGCGACCTTTACCACTCGCAGACCATTGTCACCGGCCAGGGTGAAGAAAATCGTCAGCTCGGCTTCAGGACCTGCCTCGACAAGGTGCTCGTCCGTGTTTCGGGCGATCAGCGGCTGCTTGCCAGACGCGAAATGGACGCGCTGCGCGACAAGGCCGGCAGCTTTGTCGACTCGTTCCGCTACCATGACCGGATGGAGGGCATTCCGATCCATGACGAGCAAGGGACGCATGACCGGCCGCACGATCTCACCTGCTTCTACAAGCCTGATGTGATCGACAGGCTGCTGGCGTCGCTCGGCAGCAGGCCCTGGCTTGGCGAGCGGCCGACACTCACCGTCTTCCTCACGACCGAACAAGGCGCGCGGCATTTCATGCTGAGCGCCGAGGAAGGGCGTGGCGAGACGATGCGCGAATCCTTCGTCAATGCCAGCGGGCCGATGCTGATGCATGTCGCGTTTCCCAAGGCCGCGCAACTTGCCGGCTTGGGCGAAGAAGCGCTGCGCGCGACGGACATGGCAAGGCTGGATCGAGTGGCCAAGCAAGCCGGAGGCGACCGAGCGCTCGCCGGCACCATCGTGTGGAGCGACAAGGAACTGGGCTGGGTCGCCGATTGGCGACTGGCCGATCACGGCAAGACCTATCGTTGGCAGGTGCGCGGTGTCAGCTTCGACGACGCGTTCCGTGTGGCAATCGGAGGCGCGGCACAGATCCTTTCGGGCAACGGGCAGCCCTGAACCAATAGGCGTGGCGGGACAGCGCTGTGGCAGCTTTCGGCGCTGGCACAAACGTGTCGCATTGGTCAGCACAAGGGCTCGTGGTAAAAGCCGCGGATCCGGAGTTTTGGCCATGAACAAATTCACCCCAGCAAAAGCTGCCGGCACGCGCAGCGTCGATGACGTCACCGGCAGCCGCCGCCTGCGCCGCATGCGCAAGGCCGACTGGTCGCGCCGGCTCGTGCAGGAGAACAGGCTGTCGGTCGACGACCTGATCTGGCCGATCTTCGTCGTCGAGGGCAGGAATGTCCGGGAGCCGATTGCCGCCATGCCCGGCGTCTTCCGGCTGTCGGTCGATCTTGCCGTCAAGGAGGCCGAACGCGCGGCCAAGCTCGGCATCCCGGCCCTTGCCACCTTCCCCAACGTCGATCTCGGCCTGCGCGACCAGACGGGTTCCCACATCCTCGACCCTGAAAACATCATCAACCGCGCCACACGCGCCATCAAAAACGCGGTACCCGAGATCGGCATCATCACAGACGCCGCACTCGACCCGTTCACGAGCCATGGCCATGACGGCATCCTGCGCGATGGCATCATCGTCAATGACGAGACCGTCGAACAGGTCGCGGCGGCGGCCGTCATCCAGGCAGCGGCCGGCGCCGACATCATCGCGCCGTCCGACATGATGGACGGCCGTATCGGCGCCATCCGCGACGCGCTCGACGCCAACGGTTTCCAGGACGTGGCGATCATGTCCTACGCCACCAAATTCGCCTCGGCCTTCTACGGCCCCTATCGCGAGGCGGTCGGCACCGCCGGTCTGCTCAAGGGCGACAAGAAGACCTATTATATCGACCACGCCAATTCGGACGAGGCGGTGCGCGAGGCCGAACAGGACCTCGCCGAGGGCGCAGACATGCTGATGGTCAAGCCCGGCCTGCCCTATCTCGACATCATCCGCCGGCTGAAGGACGAATTCCAGATGCCGACCTTCGCCTACCAGGTCTCGGGCGAATATTCGATGATCAAGGCGGCTGATTCCAATGGCTGGATCGATGGAGAAAAGGCGATGCTGGAATCGTTGCTCGCCTTCAAGCGCGCCGGCTGCGACGGCATCCTGACCTATTTCGCGCCCGAAGTGGCTGTGATGCTGAAGGGGTAGCCCGACTTCCCGGGCAAGGCACTTCAGTAGATGTCACCACTCTTTCAACTGGTCGGCGGTTCTATCGAAAACCCGCTGACAAAAACTGGCGACTGCAGCTATGATGGAAGCATGGCCGGAAGCGGCCGGCAGCCCGCACCTCGGCCAAGAGGTATGGCGAACGCCTCCTGAGGATGCTTCCTGACCCGTTTCACCGTCGGGCGAAGGTGTCGGCATTGCGGGCACTGACGAAGGCTTCGCCGTGACCCGAGGAAACGGACATGCTTGCCTATCGCGACGCCAAGACGATGGCGAAAGCCATGCGGGAGGCGCTTGCCGCCCGCGACCTGACGATCAGCCACAGCGAGGCCCTTGAGATCGTCGCGCGCCAACCGACCGCCAATGAGGCGGCGGCCGTAGCTTGGCGGCAATCGGAAATACCTTTTCCGGCTCGAAAAACCACTTGCAATTCAAAATCAGTTTGCTAGAAGAAACCACTTGCAAAAGACAACCGGTTCTCAAGGAGGAGGTTCTCATGTCCAAACTTCGCGTCAACGCTTTCAGCCTGTCGCTTGACGGCTATGGCGCCGGTCCCGATCAGAGCCTTGAAAATCCGCTCGGTGTCGGCGGACCGGCCCTGCACAAATGGGCTTTCAGCACCCGCACCTTCCGCAAGATGTTTGGCCAGGAAGGCGGCGAGACAGGCGTTGACGAAGACTTTGCGGCGCGCAGCTTCGAGAATGTCGGCGCCTGGATCCTCGGCCGCAACATGTTCGGGCCGATCCGGGGCGAGTGGCCTGACGACAGCTGGAAGGGTTGGTGGGGCGACAATCCGCCCTATCACGTCCCGACCTTCGTGCTGACGCATTACAAGCGCGATCCCATCGTGATGGAAGGCGGCACGACTTTTTATTTCGTAACCGACGGCATCCATTCGGCTATCGAACAGGCCAAAGCCGCCGCGTCAGGCAAGGATGTGCGGGTCGGCGGCGGCATCTCCACCATCCGGCAGTATCTGCAGGAAAAGCTGATCGACGACATGCACGTGGCGATCTCGCCGGTGCTGCTTGGCAGAGGCGAGAACCTTTTTGCGGGCCTCGACATGCTGAATCTTGGCTACCAGTGCAGCGAACAGGTTGCGACGGCACTGGCCACGCACGTCGTCATCAAACGGGCGTAAGGTGGAGAAACCCTCGACGAAAGCCCATTTCTCCCCGTCACTATACGGGGAGAAAGACAAAACTCTCGCTCAATACTTCTCCGGCACGTAAAGCTCGCGCGGCAGCACCTGGCGCTCGTATTCCGGGTTGAAGACGCGCTCCGGCAGCGTGATCTCCTCGTGCGGCACCTCTTCATACGGCAGCTGCTTGAGCAGATGGTCGATGCAGTTCAGCCGCGCGCGCTTCTTGTCGTTACCCTCGACGATGAACCAGGGCGCCTCGGGAATGTTGGTGCGGGCGAAGGTCTCCTCCTTGGCCTTGGTGTAGTGTTCCCAGCGCACCCGCGACTGCAGGTCCATCGGCGACAGCTTCCACTGTTTCATCGGGTCGTGGATCCGCATCAGGAAGCGCATTTGCTGTTCCTCGTCGGTGATCGAGAACCAATATTTGACCACGGTGATGCCCGAGCGCACCAGCATGCGCTCGAACTCCGGCACGTCATGGAAGAACTCCTCGACCTGCTCGGGGCTGGCAAAACCCATTACCCGTTCGACGCCGGAGCGGTTGTACCAGGAGCGGTCGAGCAAAACGATCTCGCCGCCTGCCGGCAAATGCGGGACATAGCGCTGGAAATACCATTGCGACTTCTCGCGTTCGGTCGGAGCCGGAAGCGCCACGACGCGGCAGATACGCGGATTGAGCCGCTGTGTGATGCGCTTGATGACGCCGCCCTTGCCAGCGGAGTCGCGGCCCTCGAATATCACCACCAGTTTCTTCTTGTGATAGGCGACCCAGGATTGCAGCTTGATCAATTCGGACTGGAGGCTGATCAGGTCGCGAAAATACTGCATGCGATCGATCGAAGGCGGATGCGAGTTCTTGTAGATCTTGGCGATCTCCATCGAGAGGGCCGGCTCCGACATTTCGAGCTCATAGTCCTCGTCGAGCGTGTCGGCGAGCTCGGCTTCAAGCCAGTCCTTGGCAGGGGAATTCTGTTTCAGCTCGGTCATATCAACTGCTCCGCTTGCAAGCCCTGTCGGTTACCACTGGGCGCTCCAAATTGCTGGCCGGCGGCCGGGAATGGAAACACCTGAGCCGACTTCAATATAGGCCGGCGGTGACGGTTTTATTGCAGCACAGGCGCAATTGCCGACGTTGCAAATTCCGCGATGTCTGATCGATCGACCGTCGTCGCATGGCGACAAGCCGGCCGAATTGTCCTACAAATGCGCGGTCGCCTTCCAGGCCTGCCTTGCCGGCACGCCTCTTCAACAAAATCGTGAGGATCTGACATGGAATACCGCACCCTTGGCCGTTCCGGCCTGAAGGTTTCGACACTGACGCTTGGCACCATGACATTCGGCGGCGCCGGGCCCTTCGCCGCGGTCGGCAACAGCGATCTCGCCGAAGCCAAGCGGATGATCGATATGTGCATCGATGCCGGCATCAACCTCATCGACACCGCCAATGTCTATTCCAACGGCCTCTCCGAAGAGATCATAGGCGAAGCTCTCGGCGGCAAGCGCAAGAACGATGTGCTGATCGCGTCCAA is a window from the Mesorhizobium australicum WSM2073 genome containing:
- a CDS encoding DUF2066 domain-containing protein, which translates into the protein MPQFLRFAFVLSCLSFLWATNVPAGAADLGDLYHSQTIVTGQGEENRQLGFRTCLDKVLVRVSGDQRLLARREMDALRDKAGSFVDSFRYHDRMEGIPIHDEQGTHDRPHDLTCFYKPDVIDRLLASLGSRPWLGERPTLTVFLTTEQGARHFMLSAEEGRGETMRESFVNASGPMLMHVAFPKAAQLAGLGEEALRATDMARLDRVAKQAGGDRALAGTIVWSDKELGWVADWRLADHGKTYRWQVRGVSFDDAFRVAIGGAAQILSGNGQP
- a CDS encoding dihydrofolate reductase family protein, which codes for MSKLRVNAFSLSLDGYGAGPDQSLENPLGVGGPALHKWAFSTRTFRKMFGQEGGETGVDEDFAARSFENVGAWILGRNMFGPIRGEWPDDSWKGWWGDNPPYHVPTFVLTHYKRDPIVMEGGTTFYFVTDGIHSAIEQAKAAASGKDVRVGGGISTIRQYLQEKLIDDMHVAISPVLLGRGENLFAGLDMLNLGYQCSEQVATALATHVVIKRA
- a CDS encoding enoyl-CoA hydratase/isomerase family protein, encoding MDFGGGDEIRFERLGRAGVVTLTRPQALNAVTHRMIKALGKALRSWERDEGVDVVVVKAEGRAFSAGGDILHIYEAGRAGNPPVEFFADEYRLNAYIARFKKPYVALIDGIVMGGGVGISFHGSHRVMTENAQFAMPEVGIGFFPDVGASHLLPDLGGSFGMYLALTGNRIRYGDALWSGLATHTIKAEDQASFLDRLALTGDPESVLRGFFVSAKRETDRPILEAISRHFAQPSLPDLIDSLDRAGNDEFATGTLATIRTRSPTSLRVAWRQISAGQTLSMDDCMRMEFRILNRMLAGHDFYEGIRAAIIDKGSKPQWRPAAIDAVSEADVEAYFAPLGDRELEL
- the ppk2 gene encoding polyphosphate kinase 2, encoding MTELKQNSPAKDWLEAELADTLDEDYELEMSEPALSMEIAKIYKNSHPPSIDRMQYFRDLISLQSELIKLQSWVAYHKKKLVVIFEGRDSAGKGGVIKRITQRLNPRICRVVALPAPTEREKSQWYFQRYVPHLPAGGEIVLLDRSWYNRSGVERVMGFASPEQVEEFFHDVPEFERMLVRSGITVVKYWFSITDEEQQMRFLMRIHDPMKQWKLSPMDLQSRVRWEHYTKAKEETFARTNIPEAPWFIVEGNDKKRARLNCIDHLLKQLPYEEVPHEEITLPERVFNPEYERQVLPRELYVPEKY
- the hemB gene encoding porphobilinogen synthase; translated protein: MNKFTPAKAAGTRSVDDVTGSRRLRRMRKADWSRRLVQENRLSVDDLIWPIFVVEGRNVREPIAAMPGVFRLSVDLAVKEAERAAKLGIPALATFPNVDLGLRDQTGSHILDPENIINRATRAIKNAVPEIGIITDAALDPFTSHGHDGILRDGIIVNDETVEQVAAAAVIQAAAGADIIAPSDMMDGRIGAIRDALDANGFQDVAIMSYATKFASAFYGPYREAVGTAGLLKGDKKTYYIDHANSDEAVREAEQDLAEGADMLMVKPGLPYLDIIRRLKDEFQMPTFAYQVSGEYSMIKAADSNGWIDGEKAMLESLLAFKRAGCDGILTYFAPEVAVMLKG